The genomic window aaaatatcatagcaaatccccctctttacatatatataaataatatatatatatatattatatatatatatatatatataatatatatatgtatatatatatatagatatatatatatatatatatatataatatattaagatatatatataattgtaaatatatatatatatatatatatatatatatatatatatatatatatgttatatataatatatatatatatatatatagtatatatatatatatatatatacattatatattttaacatatatatatactatatatatatatatatatatatatatataatatattttttatgattttatgggattatatatatatatatatatatatatatatatgtataattatatatatatatatatatatatatatataacatatagtatacatacatataaacattatacatatatgtacatacatatttatatatatacaatttttagagtgagtatatataaacataaacaagagTAAGTATAAATGAAGGAAGTAAACTATTTCGCTAAGTAAGTAAAGCAATGGAATTAAAATAATGAGCAATAAGGGTAatacagaattatatattttgcGCTTTTGCGGAAGGATTTTCAAATCTATACTGAGATACTGAAATCAAAATATCTTTTACCACTTATTCTGTATCATTTCATTCagcattgaaattcctttgcgtGGAACAAtttcagatataaaaataaaaagataaaacaataaaatgtcaTCAAGTGCATTAAGAAaagaaagtttacaaatatatcaGGCTTTCAGGgttaaacattttttttgctAATAATAGAAACAGGCCTTGCTATCGGCAGTATAAAACAGCTGACGTTCGTCCAGATGATGCAGTTCAACTTCTGACGCAGAAGAAAACGTCAATTCTCAAGATGGTGTCCAAAGTGGTGAGTTTGATTGGCCTTTTTGTCTGGCGTTGCAAAATTTATTCGAAAGCTTTTATCTGACAAACTTAAGCTTTTCGTTGAgtacttaatttattttgatttacggTAAGTATTGaaagaattacatttttttttaaattcatcatttaaaaagaaaagaaaatcaatattaGTCTTTTGAatttatacacacaaaaaattaaaagcataaataatataatgaataatgaagcACTCAAATGTTCTTAACTTTGacctctccatctctcttctctctctctctctcgtctcctctctctctctcttttgcctgtACGTTTGTCCAGGACTCATGAAaaataagagaggtcaatgtttACAATGAATACTTTCATACGAAAACCGAATATGCCCTTTTTGCCCTCAGGTGTTCTTTGCCCTCTTCCTGACCTGTGTCGTCGCCATGACCTTGGCTGGCCCAGTGGCCGAACCGGAACCGGAACCAGGCTACGGCTACGGCGGATATGGCGGTTTCGGTGGATTCGGCGGCTTTGGTCGTGGTGGATATGGTGGTTATGGTGGCTACGGAGGATATGGTGGTCGTGGTGGCTATGGTGGCTACGGATGGTCAGGCTATGGTAAGAGCATTTGTACTGAAATATTAGGTCCATGTTTCATTTAAAAAgggtaaatatgtgtatgtatacacacacacacacacacacacacatatatatatatatatatatatatatataatatatatatatatatatatatatatatatatatatatatatatatatatataatatatatatatatatacgtatatatatatatatatatatatatatatatatatatatatatatatatatatataatcataacacTAATTGATATATGTAAAGTTATCTGAAATTTACTTTATTACTTTTGGTAAAAATGAACTGGTTAAGGAACCTaatcatatatatggatatatatatatatatatatatatataatatatatatatatgtgtgtggtgtgtgtgtgtgtgtgtgtgtgtgtgtgtgtgtatatatattattaacatataattttatgtttttatttcacatttcaggAAAATAAAGAACCGGCTGGCAACCCTTCCCCAGTGAAGAAGACGATGAGAACAGCAGATCATCGTTCATCCTTCATCACCATCTCCGACTAATTCGGATAAAGGATATAGGTCACATCCTTAAAGACTtctcatttatttaatataataattacatctTCGAATTCGTATTATCGGATGTTAAAAAGGTCAtctttatgtataaaaatatcaatgtttCTGTCCATCAAAAGAGATTCCGTGATAACATGAAgctataaaaagagaaaaataaagattacAATGAATGCAGTGCTCTACTTGGCATCCTTAAAGCATGGGGTGCCATTCAgcgccaaaaatatatatatatatatatatatatatatatatatatatatatatatatatatatatatatatatatatatatgcatacatatacatagatagtaTGTATAAACTgtatcacgaagatatggaacgtgatgaattataatattatatataatattatatatatattatataaaataatatatctataaaatatatatatatatatatatatatatatatatatatatatatgatatatatatatatatatatatatatattataatcatacatatatgtatgtataaactgtatcacgaagatatggaacgtgaatgaaattattataatatatataccataaatatattatatatatatattatatatatatatatatatatatatatattatattctatattactatatatatatatatatatatatatatatatatatatatatatactatatatctatatatatatatacgatgactGGGAGGAATTAACTTTTTCATGAAAT from Macrobrachium nipponense isolate FS-2020 chromosome 23, ASM1510439v2, whole genome shotgun sequence includes these protein-coding regions:
- the LOC135196940 gene encoding neuropeptide-like protein 31 — encoded protein: MVSKVVFFALFLTCVVAMTLAGPVAEPEPEPGYGYGGYGGFGGFGGFGRGGYGGYGGYGGYGGRGGYGGYGWSGYGK